Proteins encoded in a region of the Drosophila gunungcola strain Sukarami chromosome 3L unlocalized genomic scaffold, Dgunungcola_SK_2 000005F, whole genome shotgun sequence genome:
- the LOC128259064 gene encoding CTD nuclear envelope phosphatase 1A — protein MHLKSDSFMIYLFGFATVGLVTSMVCLVVPQLRIWLAGIYKIYADYTPVVYLSEDRLSTVSKRRLNVVAKKTLVLDMDETLITSWIKKSNGRGKKPPPGVPHDFEFPLPDYDGTVFVYKRPHVDFFLNRVSKWYDLAIFTAGAEIYASPILDFLDGGRGILSKRLYRHHCIDVLGLRAKYVSLVSPDLANVLLLDNSTVECSFNAGNAIHIKPYRIGSRDEALINLLPFLDALRFTKDVRSVLQRCTRFECLTTLLESVTL, from the coding sequence CCTTTTTGGGTTCGCCACTGTGGGTTTGGTGACGAGCATGGTTTGCCTGGTGGTTCCCCAATTGCGTATCTGGCTGGCGGGGATTTACAAGATCTATGCGGATTACACACCCGTTGTCTATTTAAGTGAGGATCGTTTGAGCACCGTTTCCAAACGCCGACTGAATGTGGTGGCCAAAAAGACCCTGGTACTGGACATGGATGAAACGTTGATAACTTCGTGGATCAAAAAGAGTAATGGTCGTGGAAAGAAACCACCACCTGGTGTGCCGCATGACTTTGAGTTTCCCTTGCCGGACTACGATGGCACAGTCTTTGTTTACAAGCGTCCCCATGTGGACTTCTTCCTGAACCGAGTATCCAAGTGGTATGATCTGGCCATTTTCACAGCCGGAGCTGAGATATACGCATCACCCATCCTGGACTTTTTGGACGGAGGAAGGGGCATCCTGAGCAAGCGATTGTACCGGCACCACTGCATCGATGTCCTTGGACTAAGGGCCAAGTACGTATCGCTTGTTTCACCGGATTTGGCCAATGTCCTGCTATTGGATAACTCAACCGTGGAGTGCAGTTTCAATGCGGGCAACGCCATTCACATCAAGCCCTATCGAATCGGCAGTCGGGATGAAGCTCTCATAAACTTGCTTCCGTTTCTGGATGCCCTGCGTTTCACGAAGGATGTGCGATCGGTACTCCAACGATGCACTCGATTCGAGTGTCTCACCACGTTACTAGAAAGTGTCACCTTGTGA